In the Paenibacillus pabuli genome, one interval contains:
- a CDS encoding DUF350 domain-containing protein: protein MVLGFFSVAIMELLVFLACFELVTKYKCWDEIKKGNVAVAMATGGKIFGICNVLRFCIQAKSSVYDAMTWSLVGFALLLIAYFLFEFLTPVFSIDKEIERDNRAVGLISMIISVSLSFVIGASIM, encoded by the coding sequence ATGGTACTCGGTTTTTTCTCGGTAGCCATAATGGAGCTGCTTGTGTTTCTGGCTTGTTTTGAACTTGTAACCAAATACAAATGCTGGGATGAGATCAAGAAAGGCAATGTGGCTGTTGCCATGGCAACGGGAGGCAAGATTTTCGGGATCTGCAACGTGCTTCGCTTCTGCATACAGGCCAAGTCTTCTGTGTATGATGCCATGACATGGTCGTTAGTAGGCTTTGCTCTCCTGCTTATTGCTTACTTTCTGTTTGAGTTTCTGACACCGGTCTTCTCCATTGACAAAGAAATTGAGCGGGATAACCGGGCAGTGGGCTTGATATCAATGATTATTTCCGTCTCGCTGTCATTTGTAATCGGCGCGAGCATCATGTAG
- a CDS encoding endonuclease MutS2 yields MDTKILHTLEYRKILNTLQSYAQTTMGKKKAEQLQPISELEEVKRLLQQTDEAFTFDRLKGSPSFGGIVDITASVKRAEIGGTLNPHELLGISNTTLASRRLKRQIAALHEDEKIESLFFISDQLSEQKALEDAIRVCIDDNAEVADSASVTLAQIRRELRGGEARIREKLDSMIRSSTVSKMLQDQLITIRGDRFVIPVKAEYRSYFGGIVHDQSGSGATLFIEPESIVAMNNKLRETRIREEREIEVILQKLTALVSEQGEWLLYDVDLLGSLDFIFAKARHARELKATLPRMNDRGFIKLKKGRHPLIAIENVVPTDIELGNDYTSIIVTGPNTGGKTVTLKTIGLLSLMAMSGLFVPAEDGSQLCVFDAIYADIGDEQSIEQNLSTFSSHMTNIIRILKNMTTKSLVLLDELGAGTDPAEGSALAISILEHMHQTGCRMVATTHYSELKAYAYERKGVINASMEFDVNTLSPTYRLLVGVPGRSNAFAIAERLGLPGYILDYARGEVKEEDQRVEHMIASLEENRLTAEQERENAERLRQDMEKLRSRHQSELEKLEQQRERRIEKAEEDARNIVDKARAEAEKIIADLRQLAMEEGASVKEHKLIAARKQLDEAEPERRKKTVKRTGSAPKTRAIGPGDEVHVYSLNQKGHVVEMSGTKEAVVQLGIMKMKVSLDDLELKQSAPETKPKQKPVTGMKRTRDDNVKSELDLRGTNLEEALMETDRFIDEAFLANLGQVYIIHGKGTGILRSGIQDYLRKHKHIKSYRLGNYGEGGNGVTVAELE; encoded by the coding sequence TTGGACACGAAAATTCTACACACACTGGAATACCGCAAAATTTTAAATACATTGCAAAGCTATGCCCAAACAACCATGGGTAAGAAGAAAGCGGAACAACTGCAACCCATCAGTGAGTTGGAAGAAGTAAAGCGATTGCTTCAGCAAACCGATGAAGCCTTCACTTTTGATCGCCTGAAGGGCTCGCCTTCGTTTGGAGGCATTGTGGACATCACGGCATCCGTGAAACGGGCCGAAATTGGAGGAACCCTGAATCCGCATGAACTTCTCGGTATTTCCAATACAACCTTGGCTTCTCGCCGCTTGAAGCGCCAGATTGCCGCTCTTCATGAAGATGAGAAGATCGAGTCCTTGTTCTTTATCAGTGATCAGCTGTCAGAGCAAAAAGCACTTGAAGACGCAATTCGCGTTTGTATTGATGACAATGCTGAAGTGGCTGACAGTGCGAGTGTAACGCTGGCACAAATTCGGCGTGAGCTGCGGGGAGGGGAAGCCAGAATCCGTGAGAAACTCGATTCCATGATTCGTTCCTCTACCGTATCCAAAATGCTGCAGGATCAGCTGATCACCATTCGTGGAGATCGATTCGTCATCCCGGTAAAAGCGGAATACCGTTCTTACTTCGGCGGGATCGTACACGATCAGTCCGGTTCGGGAGCAACGCTCTTTATCGAGCCGGAGTCGATCGTAGCGATGAACAACAAATTACGTGAGACCCGAATCCGGGAAGAACGCGAAATTGAAGTGATTTTGCAGAAATTGACGGCACTTGTCAGTGAGCAGGGCGAGTGGCTGTTGTATGATGTCGATTTGCTGGGCTCCCTGGACTTTATCTTTGCCAAAGCACGGCATGCCCGTGAATTAAAAGCGACTTTGCCGCGCATGAATGACCGAGGGTTTATTAAGCTCAAAAAAGGACGTCACCCGCTAATTGCCATCGAAAACGTGGTCCCAACCGACATTGAACTGGGCAACGACTATACGTCTATTATTGTGACGGGGCCGAATACGGGTGGCAAAACAGTAACACTCAAAACCATTGGATTACTGAGCCTCATGGCGATGTCCGGCTTGTTCGTGCCTGCCGAAGATGGCAGTCAGCTCTGTGTTTTTGATGCAATCTATGCCGATATTGGAGACGAACAGAGCATTGAGCAGAATCTAAGTACGTTCTCCAGCCATATGACGAACATTATCCGAATTCTGAAAAATATGACGACCAAAAGTCTGGTGCTGCTTGACGAGCTAGGCGCAGGAACGGATCCGGCCGAAGGATCTGCACTGGCCATCTCCATTCTGGAGCATATGCATCAGACAGGATGCCGCATGGTAGCGACAACGCATTACAGTGAGCTGAAAGCTTATGCTTATGAACGTAAAGGTGTTATTAACGCCAGCATGGAATTTGATGTAAATACGCTGAGTCCGACCTATCGTCTATTGGTAGGTGTTCCAGGACGAAGTAACGCGTTTGCGATCGCTGAGCGCCTTGGTTTGCCTGGATACATTCTGGACTATGCTCGTGGTGAAGTAAAAGAAGAGGATCAGCGAGTGGAACACATGATTGCTTCCCTGGAAGAAAACCGGCTTACAGCTGAGCAGGAACGGGAAAATGCGGAACGTCTGCGTCAGGATATGGAGAAATTACGGAGCCGTCATCAGTCCGAGCTCGAGAAGCTGGAACAGCAGCGTGAGCGCCGGATTGAAAAAGCAGAGGAAGATGCTCGTAACATCGTGGACAAGGCGAGAGCGGAAGCAGAGAAAATTATTGCGGACCTGCGTCAGCTCGCGATGGAAGAAGGCGCATCGGTGAAAGAGCATAAGCTGATTGCTGCCCGCAAACAACTGGATGAAGCTGAACCGGAGAGACGTAAAAAGACAGTCAAACGCACAGGATCAGCACCAAAAACCCGGGCTATCGGCCCAGGGGATGAAGTGCATGTGTACAGTTTGAACCAAAAAGGGCATGTCGTGGAAATGTCCGGCACCAAAGAAGCTGTCGTGCAACTGGGGATAATGAAAATGAAAGTATCCCTGGATGATCTGGAGCTGAAACAATCTGCGCCTGAAACCAAACCGAAGCAAAAACCGGTCACTGGCATGAAGCGTACACGTGATGACAACGTAAAGAGTGAACTGGATTTGCGAGGAACCAATCTGGAGGAAGCATTGATGGAGACGGACCGTTTTATCGATGAAGCCTTCCTGGCGAATTTGGGACAAGTATACATTATTCACGGTAAAGGAACTGGAATTTTGCGTTCCGGTATTCAGGATTATCTGCGTAAGCATAAACATATTAAAAGTTACCGGCTGGGCAATTACGGAGAAGGCGGAAACGGCGTAACCGTTGCAGAATTGGAATAG
- a CDS encoding cytochrome C oxidase subunit II: MMKKTMAWLAACMLILVLAACGGGQQSADSGSSGEPEADVTASEELVIKASNYEFDQPEYHLKKGVPVNIVYENVNGNHGILVPELNLQLDTKNSSKVITPDKVGEFEMSCSVFCGSGHSSMISKIIVEE; encoded by the coding sequence ATGATGAAAAAGACTATGGCTTGGCTAGCAGCCTGCATGTTGATCTTGGTTCTCGCCGCTTGCGGAGGAGGCCAACAATCAGCTGACTCGGGCAGCAGTGGTGAACCTGAAGCCGACGTAACTGCAAGCGAGGAGCTCGTCATTAAGGCGAGCAACTATGAATTCGACCAACCGGAATACCATCTTAAAAAAGGAGTCCCCGTTAACATTGTTTACGAAAACGTCAATGGTAATCATGGTATCCTTGTTCCTGAGCTGAATCTTCAGCTGGACACCAAAAACAGCTCTAAAGTAATTACCCCCGACAAGGTTGGAGAATTCGAAATGTCCTGCTCCGTATTCTGTGGAAGTGGACATAGCAGCATGATCTCCAAAATTATTGTCGAAGAATAA
- the pheT gene encoding phenylalanine--tRNA ligase subunit beta, with protein sequence MRVSTDWLSDYIALEGVTPQELAEKITRAGIEIDVVENRNQGVNKVVVGYVKSKEKHPDADKLNVCVIDAGQEEDLQIVCGAKNVDAGQKVAVALVGARLPGGLDIKKAKLRGVVSLGMICSAKELGMNDKLLPKDQQEGILVLPEQTEIGTPISQVLGLDDHVLELDLTPNRSDCLSMRGAAYEVGAILGREVKLPSPKEQLVEVGDAAADHISVEITATEQCSHYAARYVTGIKLGASPLWMQNRLVAAGVRPINNIVDITNYVMLEYGQPLHAFDADKLEKGHIEVRMAKEGETIVTLDGQERKLEPHMLLITDGVKPVAIAGVMGGENSEVSEGTVNLLLESAKFDGGTVRKTSRQLGLRSEASMRFEKEVDPGAVITALDRAAELIQRYAEGQVHQGIVEAGAEVAEKVVIQLSLDRLNRYLGTDLSLLEVKTIFARLHFACGDAEQGLLDVEVPTRRGDITRDVDLFEEIARLYGYDNIPTTLIEGPTTPGAYTRSQAMRRTIRGLLAGSGWQEMISYSFVHPDKTSLFPALTEGSKAVKLAMPMSEDRSVLRTSVLPQMLDAAVYNMNRKQDSLAVFEVGSVFFTEEEKLTKQPHEIPVLSLLLTGNRAAQQWNVGAEKVDFFDLKGALENLFSYVGLEQRIRLVANSPEGFHPGRSASVYLEGKDGGESKLIGTMGQLHPELQQQYDLNDVYIAEIALEAIYSEADVDIRYRELPRFPAVERDIAVVVSKDIEAGAMLSSIREAAGELLQTVQVFDVFTGSKLGEDKKSVAMALVYRNRERTLTDEEITEVHARVVARLEEQFGAELRK encoded by the coding sequence ATGAGAGTATCGACAGATTGGCTGTCTGATTATATTGCCCTTGAAGGTGTGACGCCACAGGAACTGGCAGAGAAAATTACACGTGCAGGGATCGAAATCGATGTAGTGGAGAACCGCAACCAGGGCGTAAACAAAGTAGTTGTAGGTTATGTGAAGAGCAAGGAAAAGCACCCGGATGCGGACAAATTGAACGTATGTGTCATTGACGCCGGCCAGGAAGAAGATCTTCAGATCGTATGTGGTGCGAAAAATGTGGATGCGGGTCAAAAGGTAGCTGTAGCCCTGGTTGGAGCGAGGCTCCCTGGCGGATTGGATATCAAAAAAGCCAAGCTGCGCGGCGTCGTTTCACTCGGCATGATCTGCTCTGCAAAAGAGCTCGGCATGAACGACAAGCTGCTTCCTAAAGATCAGCAGGAAGGCATTCTTGTCCTGCCGGAGCAAACGGAGATTGGCACGCCAATCAGCCAGGTGCTTGGCCTGGATGATCACGTGCTTGAACTGGACCTGACACCCAACCGTTCCGACTGCCTGAGTATGCGCGGTGCAGCGTATGAAGTTGGCGCCATTCTGGGTCGTGAAGTGAAGCTTCCGAGTCCCAAAGAACAGCTGGTTGAAGTCGGTGATGCTGCTGCGGATCATATCTCGGTGGAGATCACAGCTACGGAACAATGCAGTCACTATGCAGCCCGTTATGTAACAGGTATCAAACTGGGAGCTTCTCCGCTCTGGATGCAAAACCGCTTGGTTGCGGCTGGTGTTCGTCCAATTAACAACATCGTGGACATCACCAACTATGTGATGCTGGAGTACGGTCAACCGCTGCACGCATTTGATGCAGATAAACTGGAAAAAGGTCATATCGAAGTGCGCATGGCGAAGGAAGGCGAAACGATTGTGACCTTGGATGGACAGGAGCGCAAGCTGGAACCGCATATGCTGCTGATCACCGATGGCGTGAAGCCTGTAGCTATCGCAGGTGTTATGGGTGGCGAGAATTCCGAGGTATCGGAAGGCACAGTGAATCTGCTGCTCGAGTCCGCCAAGTTCGACGGCGGAACTGTTCGGAAAACGTCGCGCCAATTGGGGCTGCGTTCCGAAGCAAGCATGCGTTTTGAGAAGGAAGTTGATCCGGGGGCTGTCATCACGGCGCTGGACCGTGCGGCTGAATTGATTCAGCGCTATGCTGAAGGCCAAGTACACCAGGGGATCGTGGAAGCTGGAGCCGAAGTGGCAGAGAAGGTTGTTATCCAACTGTCGCTGGACAGACTGAACCGTTATCTGGGAACAGACCTCTCACTGCTAGAGGTGAAAACCATTTTTGCTCGTCTGCACTTTGCATGCGGGGATGCTGAACAGGGACTGCTTGATGTGGAAGTGCCAACGCGCAGAGGCGATATTACCCGCGACGTCGATCTCTTTGAAGAAATTGCACGCCTGTATGGATATGACAATATTCCAACCACATTGATTGAAGGACCGACAACACCAGGTGCCTACACCCGCTCTCAGGCAATGCGCCGTACCATTCGTGGACTGCTCGCAGGCAGTGGGTGGCAGGAAATGATCAGCTATTCATTTGTACATCCGGATAAAACGTCTTTGTTCCCGGCATTGACCGAAGGAAGCAAGGCTGTGAAGCTGGCTATGCCTATGAGTGAGGATCGCAGTGTGCTTCGCACAAGCGTTCTGCCGCAAATGCTGGATGCAGCGGTTTACAATATGAATCGTAAGCAGGATTCGCTTGCTGTATTTGAAGTAGGCAGTGTGTTCTTCACCGAAGAAGAAAAGCTGACGAAGCAGCCGCATGAAATTCCGGTCCTGAGCTTGCTGCTTACCGGTAACCGTGCCGCACAGCAGTGGAACGTTGGAGCAGAAAAAGTGGACTTCTTCGATCTGAAAGGTGCGCTTGAAAACCTGTTCTCCTATGTAGGATTGGAACAACGCATTCGTCTAGTTGCGAACAGTCCGGAAGGGTTCCATCCGGGGCGTTCTGCATCCGTGTATTTGGAAGGCAAGGACGGCGGTGAAAGTAAACTGATCGGCACCATGGGTCAATTGCATCCTGAACTGCAGCAGCAATATGATCTGAACGATGTGTACATTGCAGAGATTGCTCTTGAAGCGATCTACAGTGAAGCGGACGTGGATATCCGTTACCGCGAGCTTCCGCGTTTCCCAGCCGTAGAACGTGATATTGCCGTTGTTGTAAGTAAAGACATTGAAGCAGGAGCTATGCTCAGCTCGATTCGTGAGGCTGCAGGTGAGCTGCTGCAAACGGTACAGGTATTCGATGTGTTCACAGGCAGCAAACTTGGTGAAGACAAGAAAAGTGTGGCGATGGCGCTTGTGTATCGCAACCGCGAGCGTACGCTGACGGATGAAGAAATTACCGAGGTTCATGCTCGTGTGGTTGCTCGTCTGGAGGAGCAATTCGGAGCAGAATTGCGCAAATAG
- a CDS encoding phage holin family protein has product MNFLGHVVRFIIAAIVLMVVSWIVPGFAVGGFWSALLLALVIALLGWIIEGVFGKRVTPFGRGIVGFIVSALVIWLGQYIVDHVEVSLLGAILAALVIGIIDLFIPVSTPFEAGRSSKNN; this is encoded by the coding sequence TTGAACTTCTTGGGACATGTCGTGCGTTTTATCATCGCTGCAATCGTATTGATGGTTGTCAGCTGGATCGTTCCCGGATTTGCAGTCGGTGGTTTCTGGAGCGCTCTGCTGCTCGCTCTGGTTATTGCACTGCTCGGCTGGATCATTGAAGGCGTCTTTGGCAAAAGGGTTACCCCTTTTGGCCGCGGAATCGTCGGCTTCATCGTCAGTGCATTGGTAATCTGGCTCGGTCAATATATCGTTGATCATGTCGAAGTTAGTTTACTTGGTGCCATTCTGGCTGCGCTGGTGATCGGGATTATCGATCTGTTCATTCCGGTATCCACACCTTTCGAAGCAGGACGAAGCTCCAAGAATAACTAA
- the pheS gene encoding phenylalanine--tRNA ligase subunit alpha, translating to MKERLEALKIEALEQLSSVNDPQTLGDLRVKYLGKKGALTEILRGMGALSAEERPVIGQVANDVRSAIEEVIDSKQEQFQKEETAKRLQSETIDVTLPGRRGRQGGLHPLTKVVQEIEDIFIGMGYRVAEGPEVEMDYYNFEALNLPKNHPARDMQDSFYVTEDLLMRTHTSPVQVRTMQSMKGEVPVKVICPGKVYRRDDDDATHSFQFNQVEGLVISENIRMSDLKGTLLQFVREMFGAHTEIRLRPSFFPFTEPSAEVDVTCVQCGGSGCRVCKQTGWLEILGGGMVHPKVLEMGGYDPEKYSGFAFGMGVERIAMLKYGIDDIRHFYNSDMAFLKQFGRL from the coding sequence ATGAAAGAACGTTTAGAAGCATTGAAGATTGAAGCGCTGGAACAATTGTCCAGCGTGAACGATCCGCAGACGCTTGGTGATCTGCGTGTGAAGTATTTGGGGAAAAAGGGTGCATTGACCGAAATTTTGCGTGGCATGGGTGCACTTAGTGCAGAGGAACGTCCCGTAATCGGGCAAGTGGCCAACGACGTTCGCAGCGCTATTGAGGAAGTTATCGACAGCAAGCAGGAGCAGTTCCAGAAGGAAGAGACGGCGAAGCGTCTTCAATCCGAGACCATTGATGTAACCCTGCCAGGACGTCGCGGACGTCAAGGCGGTCTGCATCCACTAACCAAAGTGGTACAGGAAATCGAAGATATTTTCATCGGCATGGGATACCGTGTAGCGGAAGGTCCTGAAGTGGAAATGGATTACTACAACTTTGAAGCGCTGAACCTGCCGAAGAATCACCCGGCGCGCGACATGCAGGATTCCTTCTATGTAACAGAAGACCTGTTGATGCGTACCCATACGTCTCCGGTGCAAGTGCGCACCATGCAGAGCATGAAAGGGGAAGTGCCTGTCAAAGTTATTTGCCCGGGTAAAGTATACCGCCGCGATGATGACGATGCTACGCATTCCTTCCAGTTTAATCAGGTTGAAGGTTTGGTCATCAGCGAAAACATTCGTATGAGTGACCTGAAGGGTACGCTGCTGCAATTCGTGCGTGAAATGTTCGGTGCTCATACCGAAATCCGTCTGCGCCCAAGCTTCTTCCCGTTCACCGAGCCGAGTGCTGAGGTTGATGTAACCTGTGTGCAATGCGGTGGCAGCGGCTGCCGAGTATGTAAACAAACCGGATGGCTTGAAATTCTGGGCGGCGGAATGGTGCATCCGAAAGTGCTGGAAATGGGTGGCTATGATCCGGAGAAATACAGCGGTTTCGCATTTGGTATGGGGGTAGAGCGTATCGCGATGCTGAAGTACGGTATCGATGATATTCGTCATTTCTATAACAGCGATATGGCGTTCCTGAAGCAATTCGGACGGCTGTAA